Below is a window of Veillonella rodentium DNA.
CGGTGTAGAGTCAACAGCACATACATTGGATGAAATTATTGAAGAAACATTAAGTGCAGTATCCTCTGAACGGACAACTCGTGTTATCGATAGTGAAGCGGCAGGTAGTATGGAACGTAGAAAAAGAGAGGGGTATTTCTAGTGAAAAGTTTATTAAAATTTATCACCTGCGGCAGCGTAGATGATGGTAAATCTACATTAATCGGACATCTCCTATATGATTCCAAATTGTTGTATGCGGATCAGAAGGAGGCCTTAGAATTGGAAAGTAAGGTCGGTAGTCGCGGCGGTGAAATAGACTATTCCTTACTGCTGGATGGGCTAATGGCCGAACGGGAACAAGGCATTACTATTGATGTGGCGTATCGTTATTTTACTACAGATCATAGAAGCTTTATTGTGGCGGACACGCCAGGTCATGAAGAATATACACGAAATATGGCAGTAGGGGCTTCCTTTGCCGATTTAGCAATTATTCTTGTGGATGCCAGACAGGGTGTACTTGTACAGACAAGACGACATGCTCGTATTTGTAAGTTGATGGGTATTGAACATTTTGTATTTGCGATTAATAAAATGGACCTGGTTGGATATGATGAAGCCCGATTTAATGAGATTAAAGATGAGGTACTGTCCTTACAGGCCGACTTACAACTTCATCAAGTAGAATTGATACCCGTATCGGCTACGGAAGGCGATAATATAACTACATTGTCTGTTAATACACCCTGGTATACAGGCTCTGCATTATTGCCGTATTTAGAGTCCGTTGATATTGAAGCTAAACAAGAGATCGGTTTTTATATGCCGGTACAACGTGTATCAAGACCGGATCATACATTTAGAGGATTTCAAGGAGAAATACAATCCGGTTCCATTCGTGTAGGCGATGATATCAAGATTTTACCAAGTGGAGAAACAGCTAAGGTTAAATCTATTGTTATCGGATTTGATAGGGTGGAAACAGCGAATAAAAATCAGCCGGTATCCATTCAACTTGATCGGGAAGTAGACGTATCTCGTGGTTGTGTACTCTATAAAGATGTTGAGCTTACAGTAAGTGCAAAGGTTGATGCCAATCTGCTTTGGATGGATGACAGTGAGTTGTCAGAAGGTACCGAATACTGGGGAAGCATTGGTACAAAAACTGTATCTGCCGTAGTTTCTAAAATCAGATATAAGATTGATGTTAACAGTGGTGAACGACTTCAAGCTGATGAATTGCATAAGAATGAAATGGCTCATGTTGTGCTTAAATTCCAGGAGCCTATCGCCGTCGATACATTTACTGCCCATAAGGGCATTGGAGAATTTATCTTGATTGACAGAGTCACACATATGACGTCTGCATGCGGTATCATTTTGGCCCGACTTGATGATAATCAAGAATTATATACCTTTGTTAATGGAACTGTAAAAGCACGCGGTGATATATTTGAAGAGTTTTTTTATGATATTGAAGGGTTTAATATCAATAAAGTGCATATAGATAATCAGGTGTACCATGTAGGAGATGTGATTCCTGTACAAGGTGAAAGTTATGTATATCCATCAGATTTTGATATTCTCATACTGCGTGATAAAGTAGCGATTACGGTGCGGGATAAAACGATTACATCAATTGTTCCGTTGCGCGATTATACATATCAAAATTTACCGGTACTGAATGGTCGGGGGTTTTCCATTAATATCCAAAATAGTGCAGTATATGATATTTTTGCGAAGTCTCTTGATACAGATGAGGCCTTTACTGTTGAATGGTATGATACGTGGTTGAACTTTGGTACCTATCGTTGCATCGTATTTAAAAAATAATGTAGATTAGCTCAGAAAGAATTATTGATTGTTAGATTTGGTTATTAGGAGATAACCCCGTATATAGCAATCAGAGTGTATGTTAATTAGATTAATTTGTAACACGATAATAATATTATTGATGTAGAAATATAAATTAAGTTTTTGATAATATTCTTTTGTTGCATGGATTCTATAATAATGTTATAAATAAAATATAAAAATATATTGCCACTAGGGGTGCTTTTGCTGAGATTGACTGTTCAAAACCCTAGACCTGATCCGGATAATACCGGCGTAGGAAAGTGGAGTGATACAGAATGCATTGTGAGACCATTCCATTTGGGGAGGGTCTCATTTTTGTTGGGCATTTCGTAAAGTACCCGGAGTGGCGGATGCATGGCGGTATAGGAGGTATTATGAAAAAGTTAATTCTCGCCGGTATTTGTATGGCTCTGGGTGTGGTATTGTCTACCACGTTCATTCCTGTAGGTCCGGCCCGTATCTTTCCGTTTCAACATATGATTAATGTTTTACTGGCTGTTCTTGTCGGTTCCCGCTATGCCGTGGGGGCGGCGTTCGGTACATCCTGCCTGCGGAATATACTGGCATTGGGCTCGCCGTTGGCATTTCCGGGCAGTATGATAGGGGCCTGGTTATCATCGGTTTTATATAAACGGTATAACGCTATATGGGCGGCGACTCTAGGTGAAGCCATCGGTACAGGTCTCATCGGTGCTATTGTCAGCTATCCGGTGGCCAATTTCTTATTAGGCAAACCGTTGTCCTTGTTGACCTTGATTATATCTTTCTTTATGAGTTCTGTTGCTGGTGCGTGCATTGGTTTCGCAGTATTACAGATATTGTTCCGTCGTAACATATTACATAAGGAGGCATAATGAAACTACATACTGCATTGTCCATAGCCGGTACGGACCCGAGCGGCGGAGCCGGTATTATGGCTGATTTAAAATCCTTTCAGACTCGCCATGTCTACGGTATGGCCATCGTTACCTCTGTAGTTGCTCAAAATACGACAGGCGTTCATCATGTGGAACATGTGTCTCTTGAAAGTATTGAACGGCAGCTGAGCGATGTTTATTCGGATATTGAGCCGCAAGCGGTCAAGACGGGGATGATTGCCCTACCGGAGATGATGGATGTGATCTATCCCTATTTGAATCAATCCATTCCGTATGTAATGGATCCTGTCATGATTGCTACCAGCGGAGATAGACTTGTGTCCGATGAAGCGGTCAATTTTCTGAAAACGAAGCTTATTCCCTTGGCTGCAGTGGTTACGCCGAATCGCAGTGAGGCGGAGGTTTTAGCGGATATGCCTATTTCCGGTGAAAGAGATATCGCTATTGCGGCAAAGCGTATATTATCGGATATGGGACCGCAGGTTGTCGTTATTAAGGGGGGACATATAGGAACAGGTGCGACGGACTATGCTTTCACAAAAAAGGGGGAAGCTCGCAGCTGGACGAGCCCTAAATACGATACAATTCATACGCATGGTACGGGTTGCACCTTTTCGGCCGTCATTACGGCAGAACTTGCCAAGGGGCATGATGTGATGGATGCAATCGGTATCGCAAAGGAGTATATTTCACTTGCCATTAAACATAATCCGGGGCTGGGACACGGTTGCGGTCCTGTTAATCATATGGCGATGAAGCTATAGAGATGCGCGATGGATAGAATGATAGAGGTGAGCAATGATAGAACGGGAAAATCCGTATATATGCGGCCGTGCATGGACGGAGTTACATATGTTACAGGAATTACGGATGAAAAATCCACTTGTAGTCTGTATTACTAATAATGTGGTTAAGACTTTCACCGCTAACGGTTTGTTGGCAGTAGGGGCTTCGCCGGTGATGAGTGAATGTGTGGAGGATTTGGAAAATCTC
It encodes the following:
- the thiW gene encoding energy coupling factor transporter S component ThiW, translating into MKKLILAGICMALGVVLSTTFIPVGPARIFPFQHMINVLLAVLVGSRYAVGAAFGTSCLRNILALGSPLAFPGSMIGAWLSSVLYKRYNAIWAATLGEAIGTGLIGAIVSYPVANFLLGKPLSLLTLIISFFMSSVAGACIGFAVLQILFRRNILHKEA
- the thiD gene encoding bifunctional hydroxymethylpyrimidine kinase/phosphomethylpyrimidine kinase; its protein translation is MKLHTALSIAGTDPSGGAGIMADLKSFQTRHVYGMAIVTSVVAQNTTGVHHVEHVSLESIERQLSDVYSDIEPQAVKTGMIALPEMMDVIYPYLNQSIPYVMDPVMIATSGDRLVSDEAVNFLKTKLIPLAAVVTPNRSEAEVLADMPISGERDIAIAAKRILSDMGPQVVVIKGGHIGTGATDYAFTKKGEARSWTSPKYDTIHTHGTGCTFSAVITAELAKGHDVMDAIGIAKEYISLAIKHNPGLGHGCGPVNHMAMKL
- a CDS encoding sulfate adenylyltransferase subunit 1, which produces MKSLLKFITCGSVDDGKSTLIGHLLYDSKLLYADQKEALELESKVGSRGGEIDYSLLLDGLMAEREQGITIDVAYRYFTTDHRSFIVADTPGHEEYTRNMAVGASFADLAIILVDARQGVLVQTRRHARICKLMGIEHFVFAINKMDLVGYDEARFNEIKDEVLSLQADLQLHQVELIPVSATEGDNITTLSVNTPWYTGSALLPYLESVDIEAKQEIGFYMPVQRVSRPDHTFRGFQGEIQSGSIRVGDDIKILPSGETAKVKSIVIGFDRVETANKNQPVSIQLDREVDVSRGCVLYKDVELTVSAKVDANLLWMDDSELSEGTEYWGSIGTKTVSAVVSKIRYKIDVNSGERLQADELHKNEMAHVVLKFQEPIAVDTFTAHKGIGEFILIDRVTHMTSACGIILARLDDNQELYTFVNGTVKARGDIFEEFFYDIEGFNINKVHIDNQVYHVGDVIPVQGESYVYPSDFDILILRDKVAITVRDKTITSIVPLRDYTYQNLPVLNGRGFSINIQNSAVYDIFAKSLDTDEAFTVEWYDTWLNFGTYRCIVFKK